In Phormidium ambiguum IAM M-71, a single window of DNA contains:
- the proC gene encoding pyrroline-5-carboxylate reductase, whose translation MTIKFGVIGGGVMGEALLSRLINLGIYQGSDVLVSDPLASRRSFLAEKYGVGVTGENREVASAAEVLFLAIKPQVFEAVAIDLSDVPASSLIISILAGVPLSKLEKAFPVQPVIRTMPNTPATVGAGISAIAAGKKVTPEHLEQAKRIFQAVGEVVEVPESMLDAVTGLSGSGPAYVAILIEALSDGGVAAGLPRAIASQLALQTVFGTAQLLKESGMHPAELKDRVTSPGGTTIAGVAELEKAGLRSAIIEAVKAAYRRSKELGS comes from the coding sequence ATGACAATTAAGTTTGGTGTAATTGGCGGCGGGGTAATGGGAGAAGCTCTCTTATCCCGCTTAATTAATCTGGGAATTTACCAAGGATCGGATGTTTTAGTTAGCGATCCTTTAGCTTCGCGGCGCAGTTTTTTAGCCGAAAAATATGGCGTTGGAGTAACAGGAGAAAATCGGGAAGTGGCAAGTGCTGCTGAGGTTTTATTTTTGGCGATTAAACCACAGGTATTTGAGGCGGTGGCGATCGACTTATCCGATGTTCCAGCATCTTCTTTAATTATTTCGATTTTAGCGGGAGTGCCTTTGAGTAAGTTAGAAAAGGCGTTTCCTGTGCAACCTGTAATTCGCACTATGCCGAATACTCCGGCGACGGTGGGGGCGGGAATTAGTGCGATCGCAGCTGGTAAGAAAGTCACACCGGAACATCTCGAACAAGCAAAACGCATCTTTCAAGCTGTGGGCGAAGTGGTGGAAGTTCCCGAAAGTATGTTGGATGCGGTGACTGGACTTTCGGGTTCAGGCCCTGCTTATGTGGCAATATTAATTGAAGCTTTGAGTGATGGTGGGGTAGCGGCGGGTTTACCGAGAGCGATCGCATCTCAGTTAGCATTACAAACAGTCTTTGGTACAGCCCAACTTTTGAAAGAATCAGGAATGCACCCGGCTGAGTTAAAAGATCGAGTCACAAGTCCGGGTGGTACGACAATTGCGGGAGTTGCTGAGTTAGAAAAAGCAGGTTTGCGATCGGCAATTATTGAAGCAGTCAAAGCAGCTTATAGGCGATCGAAAGAGTTAGGCAGTTAA
- a CDS encoding element excision factor XisH family protein, protein MPAKDIFHESVKVALQKDGWTILREDWYIEVDSLGLAIYIDLAAEKFIQAEKDGQRIAVEIKSFLSESNMTAFQKALGQFLVYVKAVRKQLLEWTVYLAIPVDIYNGFFLKFDFIWEIVEEYDLKLIVFNPATKEIVLWRD, encoded by the coding sequence ATGCCTGCTAAAGATATTTTTCACGAATCAGTTAAGGTAGCTTTGCAGAAGGATGGCTGGACAATTCTGCGAGAGGATTGGTATATTGAAGTTGATTCCTTGGGGTTAGCTATTTATATAGATTTGGCTGCCGAAAAGTTTATTCAAGCCGAGAAAGATGGGCAGAGGATAGCCGTAGAAATTAAAAGTTTTTTGAGTGAGTCGAACATGACAGCTTTCCAAAAAGCTTTGGGACAATTTCTCGTTTATGTGAAAGCTGTAAGAAAACAACTATTAGAATGGACAGTTTATTTAGCAATCCCAGTAGATATTTACAACGGCTTTTTCTTGAAATTTGATTTTATCTGGGAAATAGTTGAGGAGTACGATCTAAAGCTAATTGTTTTTAATCCTGCAACTAAGGAGATTGTTTTATGGAGAGACTAA
- a CDS encoding XisI protein: MERLNYYDLVETILQQYGSITVGEGTEVELIADRKNGHYLVMFVGWRNEVQVYGSLIHIDIKGNQIWIQQDGTQEGIAQQLVAAGVPQSDIVLGYRSPFVRQFTGFAVGVGVETQEDAKIKAC, translated from the coding sequence ATGGAGAGACTAAATTATTACGACTTAGTGGAAACAATTCTTCAGCAGTATGGAAGTATTACAGTGGGGGAAGGAACAGAAGTTGAATTAATTGCAGATAGAAAGAATGGGCATTATTTGGTCATGTTTGTTGGTTGGCGTAATGAAGTTCAGGTGTATGGAAGTTTGATTCATATTGATATAAAAGGGAATCAGATTTGGATTCAGCAAGATGGTACTCAAGAGGGAATTGCTCAACAATTAGTGGCAGCGGGTGTTCCTCAAAGTGATATTGTGTTGGGTTATCGATCGCCTTTTGTGCGTCAATTTACAGGATTTGCTGTCGGTGTCGGAGTAGAAACCCAAGAAGATGCAAAAATCAAAGCTTGTTGA
- a CDS encoding DUF433 domain-containing protein, producing MKLDRIITNPNRMNGQPCVRNLRLTVRRVIELLATYPDREELFREFPELEEEDIQQALIFASSWVSTPTPTANPVN from the coding sequence ATGAAATTAGATCGCATTATTACTAATCCGAATCGCATGAACGGACAACCCTGCGTTCGTAATCTTCGTCTTACTGTTCGTCGGGTAATTGAGTTACTGGCAACTTATCCCGATCGAGAAGAACTATTTCGAGAGTTTCCAGAATTAGAAGAAGAAGACATTCAACAAGCTTTGATTTTTGCATCTTCTTGGGTTTCTACTCCGACACCGACAGCAAATCCTGTAAATTGA